A part of Miscanthus floridulus cultivar M001 chromosome 6, ASM1932011v1, whole genome shotgun sequence genomic DNA contains:
- the LOC136459732 gene encoding uncharacterized protein codes for MADAVGALPPPPPVPECESGRSSPSHAASPEFEFWMVGRNPSPALLTADELFSGGVVLPLHILQAPANPDSDGAPQPQPQADAAAADLKGAGTGADAAALPLPEAQAEGEAAQPLAESGIAPTPELPAVTFKWKDIFKAGGEAKERKKVERRVSSVSGNAELININIWPFSRSRSAGAGAGSLSRAKPNPNPNPNPNAAAGASAGAGASANPNANASTPSPPPTPAPAPRKVSSAPCSRSNSRGESSGPVPTIPTATAVAVVVAAPEAPAEEDADAATQPQAAPLPAAAGTSSATSMLRRWVPGQGRNNNNAVGSGSGGIRVGRPSAVWQLRRNKLQRTAAEQKQVSAKKKAAANPAPASAPAAAAAAAAASDDKAAPAAGCRNNVEGAGEEGNPPQGLFGLRTFFSKKVY; via the coding sequence ATGGCGGATGCCGTGGGggcgcttcctcctcctcccccggtACCGGAGTGCGAGTCCGGGAGGTCCTCGCCGTCCCACGCCGCGTCGCCCGAGTTCGAGTTCTGGATGGTGGGCAGGAACCCGTCCCCGGCGCTGCTCACCGCCGACGAGCTCTTCTCCGGCGGCGTCGTGCTCCCGCTCCACATCCTCCAGGCGCCGGCCAACCCGGACAGCGACGGCGCGCCTCAGCCTCAGCCTCAAGCCGACGCCGCGGCGGCGGACTTGAAGggcgcgggcacgggcgcggACGCCGCGGCGCTCCCGCTGCCTGAAGCGCAGGCGGAAGGGGAGGCCGCCCAGCCGCTCGCGGAGTCCGGTATCGCGCCGACCCCGGAACTCCCCGCGGTCACGTTCAAGTGGAAGGACATCTTCAAGGCGGGCGGCGAGGCCAAGGAACGCAAGAAGGTGGAGCGGCGCGTGAGCAGCGTCAGCGGGAACGCCGAGCTGATTAACATCAACATCTGGCCTTTCTCCAGGAGCCGCTCCGCCGGCGCAGGTGCCGGCTCCTTGAGCAGGGCCAAGCCCAATCCGAATCCAAATCCAAATCccaacgccgccgccggcgcaAGCGCCGGTGCCGGTGCGAGCGCCAACCCCAACGCCAATGCCAGCACCCCGAGCCCGCCGCCGACCCCGGCGCCGGCTCCGCGCAAAGTGAGCAGCGCGCCGTGCTCCCGTAGCAACTCCCGCGGGGAGTCCTCCGGGCCTGTGCCGACCATTCCCACCGCCACCGCAGTGGCAGTTGTAGTTGCAGCGCCAGAAGCACCAGCCGAAGAAGACGCCGACGCGGCCACTCAGCCGCAGGCGGCGCCATTGCCCGCTGCCGCCGGCACATCCAGCGCCACGTCCATGTTGAGGAGGTGGGTGCCCGGACAGGGCCGTAACAATAATAACGCAGTCGGGTCCGGCTCCGGCGGCATCCGCGTCGGGCGGCCCAGCGCCGTGTGGCAGCTGAGGCGCAACAAGCTGCAGCGAACCGCCGCCGAGCAGAAGCAGGTGAGCGCCAAGAAGAAGGCGGCCGCGAACCCCGCCCCGGCCTCGGCACCCGCCGCTGCCGCGGCCGCAGCTGCAGCCAGCGATGACAAGGCGGCGCCAGCCGCCGGCTGCCGGAACAACGTGGAGGGCGCCggcgaggaagggaacccgccgCAGGGGCTCTTCGGGCTCCGGACCTTCTTCTCTAAGAAGGTGTACTGA